A section of the Prochlorococcus marinus XMU1402 genome encodes:
- a CDS encoding photosystem II protein Y has product MLRTIVVFAPIIAALAWVVFNIQKPAREQFNRDFLGKD; this is encoded by the coding sequence ATGCTCAGAACAATAGTAGTTTTCGCACCGATTATCGCAGCTTTAGCTTGGGTTGTATTTAACATACAAAAGCCAGCAAGAGAGCAATTCAATAGAGACTTTTTGGGAAAGGACTAA